A portion of the Pedobacter cryoconitis genome contains these proteins:
- a CDS encoding cytochrome P450 → MTTNADEPRYSVADPYPWYKWVQQKKPIYRTPEGMWMITGYEDAMMLLSDPRCSHWGQDSKTFQYLSPVEKAIAQTLHALAPGNTPAFRKQIMHQLAARTLQIDEDDMKRQADEILDGLRSSSGMEFMNDYAHPFTFGTICSVMGVPQEEVGAFSKIVGRLQGGYLSFIDEKSWSNGEDEQKKIFIDTLRRLIGLKRQTPGKDLCSAILAVVPADEQDDSYLISLMVLLFYAGHQNMMNFMGNALVALQDRVEDQSMLRESLPFAITSVDELIRYDSPLQSVLLITQESINLHGTIIPAGSQLLVSIGAANRDAAKFDDPDQLILARRPNHLGFGAGAFRCIGARLAQIQGGIGLHRFFAHVNSYAPVADPISWSHFSVQRGPSSILLDINWNHER, encoded by the coding sequence ATGACAACAAACGCAGACGAACCCCGATATTCAGTTGCTGATCCTTACCCATGGTATAAATGGGTTCAGCAGAAAAAACCCATTTACAGAACGCCCGAAGGTATGTGGATGATCACAGGCTATGAGGATGCAATGATGTTATTAAGCGATCCACGTTGTTCGCATTGGGGGCAGGACAGCAAAACTTTTCAGTATTTGAGTCCGGTTGAAAAAGCCATTGCGCAAACATTACATGCGCTGGCACCTGGTAATACACCCGCATTTCGTAAGCAGATCATGCATCAGCTTGCTGCCAGAACGCTCCAGATCGATGAAGATGACATGAAGCGGCAAGCAGATGAAATTCTTGATGGGCTGCGTTCTTCCTCTGGTATGGAATTCATGAATGATTATGCCCATCCATTTACATTCGGAACGATTTGCAGTGTGATGGGAGTGCCGCAAGAAGAGGTGGGTGCGTTCTCCAAAATAGTGGGTCGCTTGCAAGGGGGGTACCTCAGTTTTATTGATGAAAAATCATGGTCAAATGGTGAGGACGAACAAAAAAAAATATTCATCGATACACTGCGAAGGCTGATCGGATTGAAACGGCAAACACCTGGTAAGGATTTATGCAGTGCTATCCTGGCAGTTGTGCCAGCTGATGAACAGGATGATTCTTATCTGATTTCACTCATGGTGCTGCTTTTTTATGCCGGCCATCAGAATATGATGAATTTTATGGGAAATGCTTTGGTGGCACTACAAGACAGAGTCGAAGACCAGTCAATGCTTCGCGAAAGCCTGCCATTTGCAATAACAAGTGTAGATGAACTGATCCGTTATGATTCTCCGCTGCAATCCGTTTTGCTAATTACTCAGGAATCGATCAATCTTCACGGCACTATTATTCCTGCCGGTAGCCAATTGCTCGTTAGTATAGGTGCAGCAAACAGGGACGCTGCAAAATTTGACGACCCTGACCAATTAATATTAGCGAGAAGACCAAACCATCTTGGTTTTGGCGCGGGTGCTTTCAGGTGTATAGGCGCGAGACTTGCGCAAATTCAGGGCGGTATTGGCCTGCACCGTTTTTTTGCGCATGTGAACTCTTACGCTCCTGTTGCTGATCCTATAAGCTGGAGTCATTTCAGCGTTCAACGAGGACCTTCTTCTATTTTATTGGATATAAACTGGAATCATGAAAGATGA
- a CDS encoding FAD-binding protein, translating into MSLQKIGMITLENSGAFVARIQVRYQVGSDPKKLSIQTGDINGLTSKTVDPAQLGVPDGATVQLYVYVLWGTDIEAPQVFQYQKGNGLNVKYNVSKYAWAPVLVLLPWHNWSRNIIYNAPANTETYYYPKNRTDLQAILQSAATAGVQVRVSGQRHSQPPLVTDDNRNGDTPKKVSWLIDMSCYADLGPAGSQHIMMDPSGQQVTLNTGVREDELDAFLTSNNKMLITATAGGFFSLGGMTAVDVHGATTAAPIFSETTSAFTIMAADGSVSTIDSNTPAVNGWQPIQFARVSLGALGIVTSVTVDVMDRPWATTLKPERETFVVSDQNSFVTKFKALVAQHTRMETFYNPYSSKFLSLRWDVDSNPVTKTPNILSTVLNACEMAKSDEYGAPLEGIAEPFGQAAGLIAQASGSTFAASIVMDLAYGEIENLFDTAAAKYSDLWLSKAARVMFMSYFVELPDLSDAGMQLVWKGLNVVTDHLKKSKDFLIVAPMEFRFIKGGNAALAGTYTDNPNSTFVNLDLIAFIEPTVASAYPTAMLQFFADIEREWVAMGGITHNGKMFGFYDPAAPAGSYSAPFNAGFLKELTKRRNQQNGRVNAFESFRAKQDPGNLFLNDYVRAVIG; encoded by the coding sequence ATGTCACTACAAAAAATCGGAATGATCACCCTGGAAAACTCGGGGGCATTCGTTGCAAGAATCCAGGTAAGGTACCAGGTAGGTAGCGACCCCAAAAAATTGTCCATCCAAACGGGCGATATCAATGGGCTTACTTCTAAAACGGTAGATCCTGCGCAGTTAGGGGTACCGGATGGTGCCACAGTACAGCTGTATGTATATGTATTGTGGGGCACGGATATCGAGGCGCCGCAAGTATTCCAGTACCAGAAGGGCAATGGCCTGAATGTAAAGTACAATGTAAGTAAATACGCCTGGGCCCCGGTACTTGTATTGCTACCGTGGCATAACTGGAGCAGGAATATTATTTACAATGCCCCTGCAAATACGGAGACTTATTATTACCCAAAAAACCGTACGGATCTGCAGGCCATTCTGCAGAGTGCTGCTACTGCAGGCGTCCAGGTACGCGTTTCCGGCCAGCGGCATTCGCAGCCACCGCTTGTTACAGACGACAACCGAAACGGTGATACTCCCAAAAAAGTAAGCTGGCTGATCGATATGTCCTGCTATGCCGATCTTGGTCCTGCAGGCAGTCAGCATATCATGATGGACCCATCTGGCCAGCAGGTGACGCTAAACACTGGTGTCCGCGAAGATGAACTTGATGCATTTCTTACATCGAATAATAAAATGCTGATCACTGCTACCGCAGGAGGGTTTTTCAGTCTGGGAGGGATGACAGCTGTGGATGTGCATGGTGCGACTACGGCCGCCCCCATCTTTTCGGAAACAACTTCAGCTTTTACCATTATGGCCGCGGATGGTAGTGTGAGCACTATTGATTCAAATACCCCGGCAGTTAACGGCTGGCAGCCCATACAATTCGCCAGGGTTTCTTTGGGTGCATTGGGTATTGTTACCTCAGTTACGGTAGATGTAATGGATCGCCCATGGGCCACCACCCTAAAACCCGAAAGGGAAACGTTCGTAGTCAGCGATCAAAATTCGTTTGTTACAAAATTCAAAGCACTGGTAGCGCAGCATACACGCATGGAGACTTTTTACAACCCCTACTCCAGCAAGTTTCTGTCTTTAAGGTGGGATGTAGATTCAAATCCTGTTACAAAAACGCCGAACATTTTATCCACAGTTCTTAATGCTTGTGAAATGGCCAAAAGTGATGAATATGGTGCACCACTTGAAGGCATAGCCGAACCTTTTGGACAGGCTGCGGGGTTAATAGCTCAGGCTTCCGGAAGTACATTTGCGGCATCAATAGTGATGGATCTTGCCTACGGTGAAATAGAAAACCTCTTTGACACTGCGGCGGCAAAATACTCCGACCTGTGGCTCAGTAAAGCAGCAAGGGTGATGTTCATGTCTTATTTTGTGGAATTACCGGATCTGAGTGATGCAGGCATGCAATTGGTATGGAAAGGGCTGAATGTAGTGACGGACCATTTGAAAAAATCAAAGGATTTCCTGATCGTTGCACCTATGGAGTTCCGTTTTATAAAAGGAGGGAACGCGGCATTGGCAGGAACTTATACCGACAATCCAAATTCAACGTTTGTGAACCTTGATCTTATAGCCTTTATTGAGCCTACAGTAGCGTCTGCTTACCCCACTGCGATGTTACAGTTTTTTGCCGATATTGAACGTGAATGGGTAGCGATGGGCGGTATCACACATAATGGAAAGATGTTTGGATTTTATGATCCGGCTGCGCCTGCGGGATCTTATTCTGCCCCATTCAATGCTGGCTTTCTGAAGGAGCTGACGAAGCGTAGAAATCAACAAAATGGCCGGGTAAACGCATTCGAAAGCTTTAGGGCCAAACAGGATCCCGGCAACCTCTTCCTGAACGACTATGTACGGGCTGTAATTGGATAA
- a CDS encoding TIGR02466 family protein: protein MPVEYFFPKAFYYKDDLISKEANERLVEAAHSLRQEFPISTRANLYTTYGSVPDIFARSEFGILHNALVQEISQYLDILETRPGNKFAISDSWISISSSGNYERMHTHDGSYISGVYYISTAPGCGDLSFEELSDNLWASARTKSENFNTIRYTPEDRRLILFNSKVPHSVGQNLSSSERIALSFNMIIV from the coding sequence ATGCCTGTAGAATATTTCTTTCCAAAAGCATTTTATTATAAGGACGACCTCATCAGTAAAGAAGCGAACGAGCGGTTGGTTGAAGCCGCTCATTCGCTGCGGCAGGAGTTCCCTATTTCTACCAGAGCCAATTTGTACACTACGTACGGATCTGTTCCAGACATTTTTGCACGCAGCGAATTTGGCATTTTGCACAATGCACTGGTGCAGGAGATCAGCCAATATCTTGATATCCTGGAAACCCGGCCTGGAAACAAGTTTGCCATCTCTGATTCATGGATCAGTATTTCCTCCTCTGGAAATTATGAACGTATGCATACGCATGACGGATCTTACATCAGTGGTGTTTATTACATCAGTACGGCCCCGGGTTGTGGTGATCTTTCGTTTGAAGAGCTATCGGACAATTTATGGGCATCAGCCCGTACAAAATCCGAAAACTTCAATACGATAAGGTATACACCGGAAGATCGGCGTCTCATTTTGTTTAACAGCAAAGTCCCGCATTCAGTAGGCCAGAACCTTTCATCCAGTGAGCGCATTGCTTTAAGTTTCAACATGATCATCGTATAG
- a CDS encoding SAM-dependent methyltransferase, producing MKDELATEGGFIERYDHMILSDAMKAMYGNSGFYNVGDWTNNPSTLEAACEALVNKHLDQVAMQDPISILDAGCGLGTGSDVIARRFGNAHVVGINISEKQISFAQEVHAGIDFRVMDATRMEFPDEHFDLIISVEAAFHFDTRKDFLDCAYRKLRPGGQLIFSDMLLNNTDWVGNWSVPDANLITDLNDYTELCTGAGFQLLQCTDIKHFSIQGFCNYLRTSMQLTTLADGLENSVIAYLLTSLKKQ from the coding sequence ATGAAAGATGAATTGGCCACTGAGGGTGGTTTTATTGAGCGGTACGATCACATGATCCTGTCTGATGCCATGAAAGCCATGTATGGCAATTCAGGTTTTTATAATGTAGGCGATTGGACCAACAATCCTTCGACCCTGGAAGCTGCATGCGAGGCACTTGTAAACAAACATCTTGATCAGGTAGCAATGCAAGATCCCATCAGCATATTGGATGCGGGATGCGGACTGGGAACAGGTTCTGACGTCATTGCCCGACGGTTCGGCAACGCCCACGTTGTTGGTATCAATATTTCTGAAAAACAGATTTCTTTTGCACAGGAAGTCCATGCTGGTATTGATTTCAGGGTGATGGATGCTACACGAATGGAATTCCCGGACGAACATTTTGATTTAATCATCAGTGTTGAAGCTGCATTTCATTTTGATACCCGAAAAGATTTTCTTGATTGCGCCTACCGAAAACTTCGTCCAGGCGGTCAGCTTATTTTTTCGGACATGTTATTGAACAATACCGATTGGGTTGGAAACTGGTCTGTGCCGGATGCAAACCTGATTACTGACCTAAATGATTATACTGAACTATGCACCGGAGCCGGCTTTCAGTTACTCCAATGCACGGATATCAAGCATTTTTCCATACAGGGATTTTGTAATTATCTCCGTACTTCAATGCAACTGACAACTCTCGCCGATGGGCTTGAAAACTCGGTTATTGCCTACCTGCTAACAAGTTTGAAGAAACAATAA